Proteins co-encoded in one Myotis daubentonii chromosome 8, mMyoDau2.1, whole genome shotgun sequence genomic window:
- the SLC2A10 gene encoding solute carrier family 2, facilitated glucose transporter member 10, which translates to MNKWMDGRRDGWMSWMQLSNGGVVEWMEALARNHSELSPCHFCFPGRPPPLLPLCASVSLLGGLTFGYELAVISGALLPLQLEFGLSCLEQEFLVGSLLLGALLASLVGGFLIDRYGRKQAILGSNLVLLAGSLSLGLAGSLAWLVLGRSAAGFAISLSSMACCIYMSELAGPRQRGVMVSLYEAGITVGILLSYALNYALATVPRGWRHMFGWAAAPALLQSLSLLILPAGTDDAAAHRDLIPLQGGEATELGLGRPRYSFLDLFRERDNMRGRTTVGLGLVLFQQLTGQPNVLSYASTIFHSVGFHGGSSAVLASVGLGAVKVAATLTAMGLVDRAGRRALLLAGCALMALSVSGIGLVSFAVPMDSGPSCLAMPNATRPFNLPGESDLPTGFSAHPLARTSKNQEEPILPTPEKTKRHSRAGGPTAPPVPVLSTASPAPPSPAPEHALLHWTALVCMMVFVSAFSFGFGPVTWLVLSEIYPEEIRGRAFAFCSSFNWAANLFISLSFLDLIGTIGLSWTFLLYGLAAVLGLGFIYLFVPETKGQSLAEIDQQFQRRRFPPSFGHRQSTSGVRYSRIKVSAAS; encoded by the exons atgaataaatggatggatgggcggagggatggatggatgagctGGATGCAACTGTCAAATGGAGGAGTGGTTGAATGGATGGAGGCTCTAGCAAGGAACCATTCTGAACTCAGCCCCTGTCACTTTTGTTTTCCAGGCCGCCcaccacccctcctgcccctgtgtGCCTCTGTGTCTTTGCTGGGTGGCTTGACCTTTGGTTATGAACTAGCAGTCATCTCGGGtgccctgctgccactgcagcttGAATTTGGGCTAAGCTGCTTGGAGCAGGAGTTCCTGGTGGGCAGCCTGCTCCTGGGGGCTCTCCTCGCCTCTCTGGTAGGGGGCTTCCTCATTGATCGCTATGGCAGGAAACAAGCCATCCTGGGGAGCAACTTGGTGCTGTTGGCAGGCAGCCTGAGCCTGGGtctggctggctccctggcctGGCTGGTCCTGGGCCGCTCAGCTGCTGGCTTtgccatctccctctcctccatggCCTGCTGTATCTACATGTCAGAGCTGGCGGGGCCACGGCAGCGGGGGGTGATGGTGTCCCTCTATGAGGCAGGCATCACTGTAGGCATCCTGCTCTCCTATGCACTCAACTACGCGCTGGCCACGGTCCCCCGGGGATGGAGGCATATGTTCGGCTGGGCTGCTGCACCCGCTCTCCTGCAGTCCCTCAGCCTCCTCATTCTCCCTGCGGGTACAGACGATGCTGCAGCCCACAGGGATCTCATCCCCCTCCAGGGAGGTGAGGCGACcgagctgggcctggggaggccaAGATACTCCTTTTTGGACCTCTTCAGGGAGCGGGATAACATGCGAGGCCGGACCAccgtggggctggggctggtgcttTTCCAGCAGCTAACAGGGCAGCCCAATGTGCTGTCCTATGCCTCCACCATCTTCCACTCAGTTGGCTTCCATGGGGGATCCTCAGCTGTGCTGGCCTCAGTGGGGCTTGGCGCGGTGAAGGTGGCAGCTACCCTGACTGCCATGGGGCTAGTGGACCGAGCAGGCCGCAGGGCCCTATTACTAGCTGGCTGTGCCCTTATGGCCCTGTCCGTCAGTGGCATAGGCCTGGTCAGCTTCGCTGTGCCCATGGACTCGGGCCCCAGTTGCCTGGCCATGCCCAATGCCACCAGGCCATTCAACCTCCCTGGAGAGTCTGACCTGCCAACGGGCTTCTCTGCACATCCACTGGCAAGAACCAGCAAGAACCAAGAGGAGCCAATCTTGCCAACTCCTGAGAAAACCAAGCGTCATTCCAGAGctgggggtcccacagcccctcctgtgCCAGTCCTAAGCACCGCCTCCCCAGCACCCCCTTCTCCTGCCCCAGAGCATGCCCTGCTGCACTGGACCGCGCTGGTCTGCATGATGGTGTTTGTGAGCGCCTTCTCCTTTGGATTTGGGCCAG TGACCTGGCTGGTCCTCAGCGAGATCTATCCAGAAGAGATCCGAGGGAGGGCCTTCGCCTTCTGCAGCAGCTTCAACTGGGCCGCCAACCTCTTCATCAGCCTCTCCTTCCTCGACCTCATCG GCACCATCGGCTTGTCCTGGACCTTCCTGCTCTACGGGCTGGCCGCCGTCCTCGGCCTGGGCTTCATCTATTTATTTGTCCCCGAAACGAAAGGCCAGTCGTTGGCAGAGATAGACCAGCAATTCCAGAGGAGACG GTTCCCCCCGAGCTTTGGCCACAGGCAGAGCACGTCTGGCGTCCGGTACAGCCGCATCAAGGTCTCTGCGGCCTCCTGA
- the TP53RK gene encoding EKC/KEOPS complex subunit TP53RK isoform X1: MAAAGAVAAEKSEEPTPEADALATDALAAARERCSRFLSGLELMKQGAEARVFRGRFQGRAAVVKHRFPKGYRHPALEARLSRRRTVQEARALLRCRRAGRELGVEFVLLTWKMNLEASTLLGLLFGSLSGISAPVVFFVDYASNCLFMEEIEGSVTVRDYIQSTIETGKTPESLLGLAKTVGQVLARMHDEDLIHGDLTTSNMLLKPPLEQLNIVLIDFGLSFISALPEDKGVDLYVLEKAFLSTHPNTESVFEAFLKSYSASSKKAKPVLKKLDEVRLRGRKRSMVG; the protein is encoded by the exons ATGGCGGCGGCCGGAGCTGTGGCGGCAGAGAAAAGCGAGGAACCGACGCCAGAGGCCGATGCGCTGGCCACCGATGCGCTGGCCGCGGCCCGGGAGCGGTGCAGCCGCTTCTTGAGCGGCCTGGAGCTGATGAAGCAGGGCGCCGAGGCGCGCGTGTTCCGCGGCCGTTTCCAGGGCCGCGCGGCCGTGGTGAAGCACCGCTTCCCCAAGGGCTACCGGCACCCGGCGCTGGAGGCGCGGCTCAGCCGGCGGCGGACCGTGCAGGAGGCCCGGGCGCTGCTCCGCTGCCGCCGTGCAG GAAGGGAGCTGGGAGTTGAATTCGTCCTTCTGACTTGGAAGATGAATCTGGAAGCCAGTACACTGCTTGGCCTCCTGTTTGGGTCCTTGTCAG GGATATCTGCCCCAGTTGTCTTCTTTGTGGATTATGCTTCCAACTGCTTATTCATGGAAGAAATTGAGGGCTCGGTGACTGTTCGAGATTATATTCAATCCACTATCGAGACTGGAAAAACTCCCGAAAGTCTCCTTGGCTTAGCCAAGACTGTGGGGCAGGTTTTGGCTCGCATGCACGATGAGGACCTCATTCATGGTGACCTCACCACCTCGAACATGCTCCTGAAACCCCCCCTGGAGCAGCTGAACATTGTGCTCATCGACTTTGGGCTGAGTTTCATTTCAGCACTTCCGGAGGACAAGGGGGTTGACCTTTACGTGCTGGAGAAAGCCTTCCTCAGCACCCATCCCAACACCGAGAGTGTGTTTGAAGCCTTTCTGAAGAGCTACTCCGCCTCCTCCAAAAAGGCCAAGCCGGTGCTCAAAAAGCTAGATGAAGTGCGcctgagaggaagaaagaggtcCATGGTCGGGTAG
- the TP53RK gene encoding EKC/KEOPS complex subunit TP53RK isoform X2 translates to MAAAGAVAAEKSEEPTPEADALATDALAAARERCSRFLSGLELMKQGAEARVFRGRFQGRAAVVKHRFPKGYRHPALEARLSRRRTVQEARALLRCRRAGISAPVVFFVDYASNCLFMEEIEGSVTVRDYIQSTIETGKTPESLLGLAKTVGQVLARMHDEDLIHGDLTTSNMLLKPPLEQLNIVLIDFGLSFISALPEDKGVDLYVLEKAFLSTHPNTESVFEAFLKSYSASSKKAKPVLKKLDEVRLRGRKRSMVG, encoded by the exons ATGGCGGCGGCCGGAGCTGTGGCGGCAGAGAAAAGCGAGGAACCGACGCCAGAGGCCGATGCGCTGGCCACCGATGCGCTGGCCGCGGCCCGGGAGCGGTGCAGCCGCTTCTTGAGCGGCCTGGAGCTGATGAAGCAGGGCGCCGAGGCGCGCGTGTTCCGCGGCCGTTTCCAGGGCCGCGCGGCCGTGGTGAAGCACCGCTTCCCCAAGGGCTACCGGCACCCGGCGCTGGAGGCGCGGCTCAGCCGGCGGCGGACCGTGCAGGAGGCCCGGGCGCTGCTCCGCTGCCGCCGTGCAG GGATATCTGCCCCAGTTGTCTTCTTTGTGGATTATGCTTCCAACTGCTTATTCATGGAAGAAATTGAGGGCTCGGTGACTGTTCGAGATTATATTCAATCCACTATCGAGACTGGAAAAACTCCCGAAAGTCTCCTTGGCTTAGCCAAGACTGTGGGGCAGGTTTTGGCTCGCATGCACGATGAGGACCTCATTCATGGTGACCTCACCACCTCGAACATGCTCCTGAAACCCCCCCTGGAGCAGCTGAACATTGTGCTCATCGACTTTGGGCTGAGTTTCATTTCAGCACTTCCGGAGGACAAGGGGGTTGACCTTTACGTGCTGGAGAAAGCCTTCCTCAGCACCCATCCCAACACCGAGAGTGTGTTTGAAGCCTTTCTGAAGAGCTACTCCGCCTCCTCCAAAAAGGCCAAGCCGGTGCTCAAAAAGCTAGATGAAGTGCGcctgagaggaagaaagaggtcCATGGTCGGGTAG